A window of the Fibrobacter sp. UWP2 genome harbors these coding sequences:
- a CDS encoding NAD(P)H-dependent glycerol-3-phosphate dehydrogenase produces MKVTVLGTGGWGLTLGQVVYENKCEVSFWTNSQAEVDLLSTEHQYKDKLPGVIFPADFKYTTDMNAALDGCDMVLIVVPSQFMGGVAKNLGKWTPAKGKEPIVVCATKGILEGTNQLMSEVLLSNVPWLTENKMVAFSGPSHAEEVSRHILTAIVAACVNEESAKLVQKVMSCSYLRVYSSTDIVGVELCGSVKNVIAIASGVLYGLEASGKYKIGDNTRAALLTRGQAEMCRLGKALGAKSETFAGLAGMGDLIVTCLSQHSRNRYVGEHIGRGETIEQVLAGMKMVAEGVPTCKSTKALADKLGVEMPIVNSVHALLFEGKKVDDVIKDMWGRELKEEVWG; encoded by the coding sequence ATGAAGGTTACAGTTTTAGGTACTGGTGGTTGGGGCCTGACTCTCGGTCAGGTGGTCTATGAAAATAAGTGCGAAGTTTCGTTCTGGACAAACTCGCAGGCTGAAGTCGATCTGCTTTCGACGGAACACCAGTACAAGGACAAGCTCCCCGGCGTAATCTTCCCGGCGGATTTCAAGTACACGACCGACATGAATGCGGCCCTCGACGGTTGCGACATGGTGCTCATCGTGGTGCCTTCGCAGTTCATGGGCGGTGTCGCGAAGAATCTGGGCAAGTGGACTCCGGCGAAGGGCAAAGAACCTATCGTTGTCTGCGCCACCAAGGGCATTCTCGAAGGTACGAACCAGCTGATGAGCGAAGTGCTGCTCTCGAACGTGCCGTGGCTTACCGAAAACAAGATGGTCGCCTTCAGCGGGCCTTCGCATGCCGAAGAGGTTAGCCGTCATATCCTTACCGCGATTGTAGCTGCCTGCGTGAACGAGGAATCCGCGAAACTCGTGCAGAAGGTGATGAGCTGCTCTTACCTGCGCGTTTACAGTTCTACTGACATCGTTGGCGTGGAACTCTGCGGTTCTGTGAAGAACGTGATTGCGATTGCCTCTGGCGTGCTCTACGGGCTCGAGGCGAGCGGCAAGTACAAGATTGGCGACAATACGCGTGCAGCCCTCCTTACCCGTGGTCAGGCCGAAATGTGCCGCCTGGGCAAGGCTCTCGGTGCAAAGTCCGAAACGTTTGCGGGCCTCGCCGGCATGGGCGACCTTATCGTGACCTGCCTCTCGCAGCACAGCCGCAACCGCTATGTGGGTGAACACATCGGGCGTGGCGAAACCATCGAGCAGGTGCTTGCCGGCATGAAGATGGTGGCCGAAGGCGTACCCACCTGCAAGAGCACCAAGGCGCTCGCCGACAAGCTCGGTGTCGAGATGCCTATCGTGAACTCCGTGCACGCGCTCCTCTTCGAAGGCAAGAAGGTCGACGATGTCATCAAGGACATGTGGGGCCGCGAGCTCAAGGAAGAAGTCTGGGGCTAA
- the plsY gene encoding glycerol-3-phosphate 1-O-acyltransferase PlsY, whose amino-acid sequence MLGSIPSAIWIAKLAKGKDFDIRDYGSKNAGLTNTFRVLGWKPALPVVFMDLLKGFFGPWIAMRMCESQVAAGGADYSHWVPLVAGILVILGHSFTCFAGFRGGKGVLAALGVFLALCPITALSAFGVWIVLTASTKYVSVGSIGACVALGIFAVMGYLKLPFPPDDINLGLMITCLLVAVFVIVKHKSNIKRLLNGTENGFGSKRKTPKA is encoded by the coding sequence TTGCTGGGGTCGATCCCCAGCGCCATTTGGATCGCAAAACTCGCGAAGGGTAAAGATTTCGATATTCGGGACTACGGTTCCAAAAATGCGGGCCTTACCAACACGTTCCGTGTGCTCGGCTGGAAACCGGCGCTCCCCGTGGTGTTCATGGACTTGCTCAAGGGTTTCTTTGGCCCGTGGATTGCCATGCGCATGTGCGAATCCCAGGTCGCTGCCGGCGGTGCGGACTATTCCCACTGGGTTCCGCTTGTCGCGGGTATCCTCGTGATTCTCGGGCACAGTTTCACCTGCTTCGCGGGTTTCCGCGGTGGCAAGGGCGTGCTTGCGGCGCTCGGCGTGTTCCTCGCGCTTTGCCCGATTACCGCGCTTTCTGCATTTGGCGTGTGGATTGTCCTCACGGCTTCAACCAAGTACGTTTCGGTAGGTAGCATTGGCGCCTGCGTCGCGCTCGGCATTTTTGCCGTGATGGGCTACCTCAAGTTGCCTTTCCCGCCCGACGATATCAACCTCGGGCTCATGATTACCTGCCTTCTGGTGGCGGTTTTTGTGATTGTGAAGCACAAATCGAACATCAAGCGCCTTTTGAACGGTACCGAGAACGGTTTTGGCAGCAAGCGCAAGACCCCGAAGGCGTAA
- the der gene encoding ribosome biogenesis GTPase Der gives MKLPVVCIIGRPNVGKSSLFNRILGRRAAVVSDRDGVTRDRHYQNANYKGHEFTVVDTGGFLPDDSIDVLADSVRAQIFNAVNESDLVLFMVDVRVGITKLDQQFARLIRKLDKKVILVANKSENQSDRQESYEFLSLGFGQPRTISAKTGYACLSLLDEVVSVLPTPVRGERREERPIRFAILGRPNAGKSTLLNRLLNEDRAVVSDIPGTTRDSIDCDFVVDGQKFVVTDTAGLRKKAKVEDEVEIFSNMRTLESIRRSDVSVLMVDCTRGLEVQDLRIITEIRKVGKGLVLVLNKWDIYPNKTEKSFDHMVKEMLEREPMLEYVPILSISAKEGLRINRVVQAIQTVYANCRRVLGRDRVAESFANFLQEKAPPSHNARVVMLSRACQIMVEPPVIAIETRTPELVDESYKRYLLKKFYEEFQLQGAPLRLNFDQKLTLRKDEELEQFTESSNSILAGVDPQRHLDRKTREG, from the coding sequence ATGAAATTACCCGTCGTATGCATCATTGGACGCCCGAACGTGGGTAAGTCCTCCCTGTTTAACCGCATCCTCGGCCGGCGTGCCGCGGTGGTGAGCGACCGTGATGGAGTCACCCGTGATCGCCATTACCAAAATGCGAATTACAAGGGGCACGAATTTACCGTAGTCGATACCGGCGGTTTTTTGCCGGACGACTCCATTGACGTGCTCGCCGATAGTGTTCGTGCCCAGATTTTTAACGCTGTGAACGAATCGGACCTGGTCCTTTTTATGGTGGATGTTCGCGTGGGCATTACCAAGCTGGACCAGCAGTTTGCCCGCCTTATTCGCAAGCTCGACAAGAAGGTGATTCTTGTGGCGAACAAGAGTGAGAACCAGAGCGACCGTCAGGAGAGCTACGAGTTCTTGAGCCTTGGATTTGGGCAACCGCGAACCATCAGCGCCAAGACGGGCTACGCCTGCTTGAGCCTTTTGGACGAGGTCGTTTCGGTGCTGCCGACTCCGGTTCGTGGCGAACGCCGCGAAGAACGTCCCATCCGCTTTGCTATTTTGGGCCGCCCCAATGCGGGCAAGAGCACGCTCTTGAACCGCCTCTTGAACGAGGATCGCGCGGTGGTCTCCGATATCCCGGGCACGACCCGCGATTCCATTGACTGCGACTTTGTGGTCGATGGTCAAAAGTTCGTGGTGACCGATACGGCAGGCCTTCGCAAAAAAGCGAAAGTCGAAGACGAAGTCGAAATCTTTAGCAACATGCGTACGCTCGAGAGCATCCGCCGTTCTGACGTGTCGGTGCTGATGGTCGATTGCACCCGTGGCCTTGAGGTGCAGGATCTGCGCATTATTACCGAGATCCGCAAAGTGGGCAAGGGCCTGGTGCTGGTGCTCAACAAGTGGGACATTTATCCGAACAAAACGGAAAAATCCTTTGACCACATGGTCAAGGAAATGCTCGAACGCGAGCCGATGCTTGAGTACGTGCCTATTTTGAGCATTAGCGCCAAGGAAGGCCTCCGTATTAACCGCGTGGTGCAGGCAATTCAAACGGTCTATGCCAACTGCCGCCGCGTGTTGGGTCGTGACCGCGTTGCCGAGAGCTTTGCGAACTTTTTGCAAGAGAAGGCTCCGCCGAGCCACAACGCCCGCGTGGTGATGCTTTCCCGTGCTTGCCAAATCATGGTGGAGCCGCCGGTCATTGCCATAGAGACGCGTACGCCCGAACTGGTGGACGAATCGTACAAGCGTTACCTGCTCAAAAAGTTTTATGAGGAATTCCAACTGCAGGGGGCGCCCTTGCGCTTGAATTTCGATCAGAAGTTAACCCTTAGAAAGGATGAAGAACTTGAACAGTTTACTGAGTCTTCCAATAGCATACTTGCTGGGGTCGATCCCCAGCGCCATTTGGATCGCAAAACTCGCGAAGGGTAA
- the nudC gene encoding NAD(+) diphosphatase has protein sequence MLQDIEPYQMHNEFRVQTPKPSDYLIVYNGENTLLKKVGDNYVVPRFSDFDAAKSLTFPCHYLLSIDDEAYFLLDDENRSRVAPEGFEFVGNRTFRMLCSPLERLGGATSAHIARWESLNKFCGRCGVAMARGSRERAMVCPACHNTVYPRISPVVIVAVHNGNELLMARNLDHPDKTRLFLISGFVEIGESLEQAVAREVMEEAGIRVKNIQYFGSQPWPFSESLIAGYTAELDGDATLHIQESEIERACWVKREDIPPYDTSVSISCCLIEAFRKG, from the coding sequence ATGCTTCAAGATATTGAACCGTACCAAATGCATAACGAGTTTCGGGTGCAAACGCCGAAACCGAGCGACTATTTGATTGTCTATAATGGCGAAAATACGCTCCTTAAAAAGGTAGGCGACAATTATGTTGTGCCCCGTTTTAGCGATTTTGACGCGGCAAAGTCGCTGACGTTCCCGTGCCACTATTTGCTGAGCATTGATGACGAGGCGTATTTTTTGCTGGATGACGAAAACCGTTCGCGCGTGGCGCCCGAGGGATTTGAATTTGTTGGTAATCGAACCTTCCGCATGCTCTGCAGCCCGCTTGAGCGGTTGGGCGGCGCCACTTCGGCTCACATTGCCCGCTGGGAATCCCTCAACAAATTTTGTGGACGTTGCGGTGTGGCGATGGCTCGTGGAAGCCGCGAACGCGCTATGGTTTGTCCTGCTTGCCACAATACGGTCTACCCGAGAATCTCTCCGGTGGTGATTGTCGCCGTGCATAACGGCAATGAACTTTTGATGGCCCGCAACCTGGATCATCCCGACAAAACCCGTTTGTTCCTGATTTCGGGATTCGTAGAAATTGGCGAATCGCTGGAACAAGCTGTGGCTCGCGAAGTGATGGAAGAAGCGGGAATCCGCGTCAAGAACATCCAGTACTTTGGAAGCCAGCCGTGGCCGTTCTCGGAGTCGCTCATTGCGGGCTACACGGCGGAACTGGACGGCGATGCCACGCTCCACATTCAAGAAAGCGAAATCGAGCGCGCCTGCTGGGTCAAACGCGAAGACATTCCGCCTTACGATACCAGCGTAAGCATTAGCTGCTGCCTTATCGAAGCCTTTCGCAAGGGCTGA
- a CDS encoding glycosyltransferase family 2 protein: MERNSRQIAVLLATYNGARFLREQLESLFRQSCEDFHLYVRDDGSTDDTLKIVGEFAQKYPDQVSVIDDGEGRLGAAHSFMNLLDQVDSEFYMFCDQDDVWLDTKIEKTLEHMLGLNQNMPVVVATDLQVVDENLNKIKDSFNADLKIDVFRKHPELLYVRHVVTGCTMMINEAAKNISLPFSPLATMHDEWIALCTHFGNGTISILDKATVLYRQHSANAVGAEESTKGFVHRVGSARGRSHFGALYKLVHEVFDVSLVQFLLYKIRFSWF; the protein is encoded by the coding sequence GTGGAACGGAATAGTCGACAGATTGCCGTATTGCTTGCGACCTACAACGGCGCGAGGTTTCTGAGGGAACAGCTTGAATCGCTGTTCCGGCAGTCTTGCGAAGATTTCCATCTGTACGTCCGCGACGACGGCTCTACCGACGATACTTTGAAGATTGTAGGCGAGTTCGCCCAAAAGTACCCCGACCAGGTTTCGGTCATTGACGACGGGGAAGGTCGCCTGGGTGCGGCTCACTCATTTATGAACCTGCTGGACCAGGTGGATTCTGAGTTCTACATGTTTTGCGACCAGGATGATGTGTGGCTCGATACCAAAATCGAGAAGACGCTGGAGCACATGCTCGGGCTGAACCAGAACATGCCCGTAGTGGTGGCGACGGACTTGCAGGTGGTGGACGAGAACTTGAACAAAATCAAGGATTCTTTCAACGCCGACTTGAAAATAGACGTTTTTCGCAAACATCCGGAGCTGCTTTACGTGCGCCATGTGGTCACGGGCTGCACCATGATGATCAACGAGGCTGCGAAAAATATTTCGCTCCCCTTCTCGCCGCTGGCGACTATGCACGATGAATGGATTGCCCTTTGCACTCATTTTGGCAACGGGACGATTTCTATTTTAGACAAGGCGACGGTGCTTTACCGCCAGCACTCGGCGAACGCCGTAGGGGCGGAAGAATCCACAAAGGGTTTTGTCCATCGGGTAGGCTCTGCAAGGGGGCGTTCCCATTTTGGGGCCCTTTATAAATTAGTTCACGAAGTTTTTGACGTTTCGCTCGTTCAGTTTTTGCTGTATAAAATTCGCTTCAGCTGGTTCTAG
- the speA gene encoding biosynthetic arginine decarboxylase, whose translation MKKWRIDDSRDLYNVKGWGVNFFDINEKGHATVHPLKEGGPDIDLYELVQELSLRDVSTPMLLRFPDILDSRIEKINECFNKSRQEYGFNGSYYSIFPIKVNQQRAVLEEIVSHGKKYNIGLEAGSKPELHAVLANMDNPDSLIICNGYKDEDFIELALLAQKMGKKIFIVVEKMNELHLVVQLSRRIGVRPNIGIRIKLASSGSGKWEESGGYHSKFGLNSSELLEALDYIKQEKMEDCMKLIHFHLGSQITNIRHIKSGLREVSQFYVQIRKMGMGLEFVDVGGGLGVDYDGTRSSNASSVNYSIQEYANDVVYAMYEACENGDVPHPNIIAESGRALAAHHSILVFNVLETAGQAFFDENAHEIDDDAPDALKDLYGIYKGLTPKNLLESWHDAIQLNDDVLNGFKVGDYDLPTRAMCERLFWSIVRKVDQLAKDLRHPPYELSELPRLLAQKYFCNFSLFQSLPDSWGVDQVFPLMPIQRLNEEPTVETTIQDVTCDSDGKIDMFVRGGDVSRTLPLHELKNGEPYYIAVYLVGAYQEILGDLHNLFGDTNAVHIVCNDKGGYEIDKVIDGESVEDVLDYVNFSDKALVRTMENWVSRSVKEGKISLQEGKEFLNIYRGGLYGYTYLE comes from the coding sequence ATGAAAAAATGGCGCATTGACGATTCCCGTGACTTGTACAACGTCAAGGGTTGGGGCGTGAACTTCTTCGACATCAACGAGAAGGGCCACGCAACGGTTCATCCGCTCAAGGAAGGCGGCCCGGACATCGACCTGTACGAACTCGTGCAGGAACTTTCGCTCCGCGATGTCTCCACCCCGATGCTGCTTCGCTTCCCGGACATCCTGGACAGCCGCATCGAGAAGATAAACGAGTGCTTCAACAAGTCCCGTCAGGAATATGGTTTCAACGGGAGCTACTACAGCATCTTCCCGATCAAGGTGAACCAGCAACGCGCCGTGCTCGAAGAAATCGTCAGCCACGGCAAAAAGTACAACATCGGTCTCGAGGCCGGTTCCAAGCCGGAACTGCATGCGGTGCTCGCGAACATGGACAATCCAGATTCGCTGATTATCTGCAACGGCTACAAGGACGAGGACTTCATTGAACTTGCCCTCCTCGCGCAGAAGATGGGCAAGAAGATTTTCATCGTCGTCGAGAAGATGAACGAACTCCACTTGGTGGTGCAACTCTCCCGCCGTATCGGCGTGCGCCCGAACATCGGCATCCGCATCAAGCTGGCAAGTTCCGGCAGCGGCAAGTGGGAAGAATCCGGCGGATACCACAGCAAGTTCGGCCTCAACAGTTCCGAACTGCTCGAAGCGCTGGACTACATCAAGCAGGAGAAGATGGAAGACTGCATGAAGCTCATCCACTTCCACTTGGGCAGCCAGATTACGAACATCCGCCACATCAAATCGGGCCTGCGCGAAGTCTCGCAGTTCTACGTGCAGATTCGCAAGATGGGCATGGGCCTCGAATTTGTGGACGTGGGCGGCGGCCTCGGCGTTGATTACGACGGCACCCGCAGTTCCAACGCGAGCTCGGTGAACTACTCCATCCAGGAATACGCGAACGACGTGGTGTATGCCATGTACGAAGCCTGCGAAAACGGGGACGTGCCGCACCCGAACATCATTGCGGAATCGGGCCGTGCTCTTGCGGCGCACCATTCCATTTTGGTGTTCAACGTGCTGGAAACCGCTGGCCAGGCGTTCTTTGACGAGAACGCTCACGAGATTGACGACGACGCTCCCGATGCATTGAAGGATTTGTACGGCATCTACAAGGGGCTCACCCCGAAGAACCTGCTCGAAAGCTGGCACGATGCCATCCAGCTTAACGATGACGTGCTGAACGGTTTCAAGGTGGGCGATTACGACCTGCCGACGCGCGCCATGTGCGAACGCCTGTTCTGGAGCATCGTGCGCAAGGTGGACCAGCTAGCGAAGGACTTGCGCCATCCGCCTTATGAATTGAGCGAACTCCCGCGCCTGCTTGCGCAGAAGTACTTCTGCAACTTCAGTTTGTTCCAGAGCCTGCCCGACAGCTGGGGCGTGGACCAGGTTTTCCCGCTCATGCCTATCCAGCGCCTGAACGAGGAACCTACGGTCGAGACGACTATCCAGGATGTCACTTGCGATTCCGACGGAAAGATCGACATGTTCGTCCGTGGTGGCGACGTGAGCCGCACGCTCCCGCTGCATGAACTCAAGAACGGCGAACCGTACTACATTGCGGTCTACCTCGTGGGCGCCTACCAGGAAATCCTCGGTGACCTGCACAACCTCTTCGGCGATACGAACGCAGTCCACATCGTCTGCAATGACAAGGGCGGCTACGAAATCGACAAGGTGATTGACGGCGAATCCGTGGAAGACGTGCTCGATTACGTGAACTTCAGCGACAAGGCGCTCGTACGCACCATGGAAAACTGGGTGTCACGCTCCGTGAAGGAGGGGAAGATCAGCCTGCAGGAAGGCAAGGAATTCCTGAACATCTACCGCGGCGGCCTTTACGGGTACACGTATTTGGAGTAG
- a CDS encoding saccharopine dehydrogenase family protein: MARALIIGCGAVATVAIKKCCTASEVFSEICIASRHRENCEKLAQELRPNTKTVITTAAVDADKAENVSKLIKEYKPDLVMNIALPYQDLAIMDACLECGVNYMDTANYEPENIDDPEWRKVYDKRCKEQGFSAYFDYSWQWAYKEKFEKAGLTALLGSGFDPGVSQAYCAYALKHQFDTIEEIDILDCNGGDHGYKFATNFNPEINLREVSAPGSYWDTDANGKGHWVEIPAMSIKREYVFDEVGKKDMYLLHHEEIESLAQNIPGVKRIRFFMTFGQSYLDHMRCLEDVGMLSTQPIKFQGQEIVPIQFLKALLPDPASLGPRTVGKTNIGCIFKGTKDGKPKTYYLYNVCDHQECYKELGSQAIAYTTGVPAMCGAMMVLTGKWNKPGVHTVEEFDPDPFMEALTKYGLPWKENFNPVLVD; this comes from the coding sequence ATGGCAAGAGCATTGATTATCGGTTGTGGCGCTGTCGCCACGGTTGCTATCAAGAAGTGCTGCACGGCAAGCGAAGTGTTCAGCGAAATCTGCATTGCTAGCCGTCACCGCGAAAACTGCGAGAAGCTCGCTCAGGAACTGCGCCCGAACACGAAGACTGTCATTACGACTGCCGCCGTGGATGCGGACAAGGCCGAAAATGTCTCTAAGCTCATCAAGGAATACAAGCCCGACCTGGTGATGAACATCGCGCTCCCGTACCAGGACCTCGCCATCATGGATGCCTGCCTCGAATGCGGCGTGAACTACATGGACACGGCGAACTACGAGCCCGAAAACATCGACGATCCGGAATGGCGCAAGGTCTACGACAAGCGCTGCAAGGAACAGGGCTTCAGCGCCTACTTTGACTACAGCTGGCAGTGGGCATACAAAGAAAAGTTTGAAAAGGCCGGCCTCACGGCGTTGCTGGGTTCCGGCTTTGACCCGGGTGTTTCCCAGGCCTACTGCGCCTACGCCCTCAAGCACCAGTTCGACACCATCGAAGAAATCGACATTTTGGACTGCAACGGTGGCGATCACGGCTACAAGTTTGCCACCAACTTTAACCCCGAAATCAACCTGCGCGAAGTTTCCGCTCCGGGCAGCTACTGGGACACCGACGCTAACGGCAAGGGCCACTGGGTCGAAATCCCGGCCATGAGCATCAAGCGCGAATACGTGTTTGACGAAGTGGGCAAGAAGGACATGTACCTGCTGCACCACGAAGAAATCGAATCGCTCGCCCAGAACATCCCGGGCGTGAAGCGCATCCGTTTCTTCATGACATTCGGCCAGAGCTACCTCGACCACATGCGCTGCCTCGAAGACGTGGGCATGCTCAGCACGCAGCCCATCAAGTTCCAGGGCCAGGAAATCGTGCCTATCCAGTTCCTCAAGGCTCTCCTTCCGGACCCGGCAAGCCTCGGCCCGCGCACCGTGGGCAAGACGAACATCGGCTGCATTTTCAAGGGCACCAAGGACGGCAAGCCGAAGACCTACTACCTGTACAACGTGTGCGACCACCAGGAATGCTACAAGGAACTCGGTAGCCAGGCTATCGCCTACACGACTGGCGTTCCTGCCATGTGTGGCGCCATGATGGTGCTTACCGGCAAGTGGAACAAGCCGGGCGTGCACACCGTCGAAGAATTTGACCCGGATCCGTTCATGGAAGCCCTCACCAAGTACGGCCTCCCGTGGAAGGAAAACTTCAACCCTGTTCTCGTTGACTAG
- the rbr gene encoding rubrerythrin: MANKYAGTQTEKNLEAAFAGESQARNKYTYFASRAKKDGFEQIAELFLKTADNEKEHAKMWFKELEGIGDTAENLKAAADGENYEWTDMYEDFAKTAEAEGFKALANKFRMVAAIEKRHEERYRALLKNVETAAVFEKSEVKVWECRNCGHIVVGTKAPAACPVCAHPQSFFEVTAENY, encoded by the coding sequence ATGGCAAACAAATACGCAGGCACCCAAACCGAGAAAAATCTGGAAGCGGCTTTTGCAGGCGAATCCCAGGCTCGCAACAAGTATACCTACTTCGCTAGCCGCGCCAAGAAGGATGGTTTCGAGCAGATTGCCGAACTCTTCCTCAAGACTGCCGACAACGAGAAGGAACATGCCAAGATGTGGTTCAAGGAACTGGAAGGCATCGGAGACACTGCCGAAAACCTGAAGGCTGCCGCCGACGGCGAAAATTACGAATGGACCGATATGTACGAGGACTTCGCGAAGACCGCCGAGGCCGAAGGCTTCAAGGCTCTCGCCAACAAGTTCCGCATGGTTGCCGCTATTGAGAAGCGCCACGAAGAACGCTATCGTGCCCTCCTCAAAAACGTGGAAACTGCCGCCGTGTTCGAAAAGAGCGAAGTCAAGGTGTGGGAATGCCGCAACTGCGGCCACATTGTCGTGGGCACCAAGGCCCCGGCCGCATGCCCCGTGTGCGCCCATCCGCAGTCCTTCTTCGAAGTCACTGCTGAAAACTATTAA